One genomic segment of Coffea arabica cultivar ET-39 chromosome 6e, Coffea Arabica ET-39 HiFi, whole genome shotgun sequence includes these proteins:
- the LOC113695066 gene encoding BTB/POZ domain-containing protein At2g24240-like, which yields MGIQKDRVRFNVGGKIFDTSATTLANAGRNSLFGAMFDENWDLQSGHSTTEHFIDRNPDYFAVLLDLLRTGELYLPSNMSEKQLYREALFYGILDHVRSAKWGPFDGNRLRLARSVTGRAPGDGTAIRAGPDGGCCVAHGSMVHVYDWMLEVHPPINLDYQRVNDAGWIDPESIVISACERFGTGDGGMGLFSASTGERRYKFHVSHENQVKSYTAGALSFSPDYKLFSSCKGRSNEYGIGVWDQVTGKQIDFFYEPPGWSLGEADKLQWLHGNNCLLVATLFPRKDNCYIGLLDFRDKSMPWSWSDVGAPITDEKRVRDAIAMEESSSVCVVNEYEDLGFMDLRRAAGSVRWSSRSRLMKGKMPDEPCYPKLALHEGQLFSSMNDSISVFRGPDWVLTSRLRRTYGGSICDFSIGGDRLFALHSEENVFDIWETPSPPII from the coding sequence ATGGGAATTCAGAAGGATAGGGTGAGATTTAATGTTGGTGGAAAAATCTTTGACACTTCAGCCACAACCCTGGCGAATGCTGGCCGAAATTCTCTCTTTGGAGCTATGTTTGATGAGAATTGGGACCTCCAATCTGGTCATTCCACCACGGAGCACTTCATTGATCGAAATCCAGACTATTTTGCAGTTCTTCTTGACCTTCTCAGGACAGGGGAATTGTATCTTCCGTCAAACATGTCTGAGAAACAGTTATACAGAGAGGCTCTGTTTTATGGCATTTTGGACCACGTCAGGTCTGCTAAGTGGGGTCCGTTCGATGGAAACAGGCTCCGATTAGCCCGGTCAGTAACTGGCCGGGCACCGGGCGATGGGACTGCTATCAGGGCTGGTCCAGATGGTGGCTGTTGTGTGGCTCATGGTAGCATGGTTCATGTGTATGATTGGATGCTTGAAGTGCATCCTCCTATTAATCTTGATTATCAAAGAGTCAATGATGCTGGTTGGATCGATCCTGAGAGCATTGTAATCAGTGCTTGTGAGAGGTTTGGTACGGGAGATGGAGGCATGGGATTGTTCAGTGCATCCACGGGGGAACGAAGGTATAAATTTCATGTTAGTCATGAAAATCAAGTTAAGAGTTACACTGCTGGTGCATTGAGTTTTAGTCCAGATTATAAGTTGTTTTCTAGTTGTAAAGGTAGGAGCAATGAGTATGGGATTGGTGTTTGGGACCAAGTGACGGGGAAGCAGATTGACTTTTTTTATGAGCCACCTGGATGGTCACTCGGTGAAGCAGACAAACTACAATGGTTACATGGTAACAACTGCTTGTTGGTAGCAACTTTGTTTCCAAGGAAGGACAACTGTTACATTGGTTTGCTGGATTTCAGGGACAAAAGCATGCCTTGGTCCTGGTCTGATGTAGGGGCTCCAATTACGGATGAAAAGCGAGTTAGGGATGCAATAGCAATGGAGGAGAGTAGCTCCGTATGCGTGGTGAATGAATACGAGGACTTGGGGTTCATGGATTTGAGGAGGGCTGCCGGAAGTGTGAGATGGAGTTCAAGGAGCCGGTTGATGAAGGGGAAAATGCCTGATGAACCATGCTATCCAAAACTGGCGTTGCACGAAGGACAGCTATTTTCATCGATGAACGATAGCATCTCAGTGTTCCGTGGTCCAGATTGGGTGTTAACATCAAGGCTTCGACGAACTTATGGCGGttcaatttgtgatttttcCATAGGTGGTGATCGGCTTTTTGCCCTGCACAGCGAGGAAAATGTATTTGATATATGGGAGACTCCATCTCCACCTATCATATGA
- the LOC113695065 gene encoding omega-6 fatty acid desaturase, chloroplastic, producing MACRLAGSSFLLVGQQRRSIQNHKLSPLTCPGTFNLKWEDIFRGRNNQKRCLISLRQSRVVQAVAVPIAPSPADRREHRKQLSERYGFQQIGEPLPDNVTLKDIIETLPKKVFEIDDVKAWKSVLISAISYALGLFMIAKAPWYLLPLAWAWTGTAVTGFFVIGHDCAHKSFSKNKLVEDIIGTLAFLPLIYPYEPWRFKHDRHHAKTNMLQEDTAWHPVVKEEFDSSPVLRKAIIYGYGPFRPWMSIAHWLIWHFDLKKFRPSEVHRVKISLACVFAFMAVGWPLIIYKTGIIGWINFWLMPWLGYHFWMSTFTMVHHTAPHIPFKDSDEWNAAQAQLNGTVHCDYPKWIEILCHNINVHIPHHISSRIPSYNLQAAHQSLQENWGKYLNEATWNWRLMKTILTMCHVYNKEQNYIAFDEIAAEESQPIKFLKKVMPDYA from the exons ATGGCTTGCAGACTTGCAGGCTCCAGCTTCCTTCTTGTG GGTCAACAAAGGAGGTCAATTCAGAACCATAAATTGTCCCCACTTACTTGTCCTG GCACATTTAATTTGAAGTGGGAAGATATATTTCGTGGAAGAAACAACCAGAAAAGATGTTTAATATCTTTGAGACAAAGTAGGGTTGTACAAGCTGTGGCAGTCCCAATAGCTCCATCTCCGGCAGACAGAAGAGAGCATAGGAAACAATTATCTGAAAGATATGGTTTTCAACAGATTGGAGAGCCACTTCCAGATAATGTCACTCTGAAAGATATTATTGAAACCCTCCCAAAAAAG GTATTTGAGATAGATGATGTAAAAGCATGGAAGTCTGTCTTGATATCTGCAATATCCTATGCCTTGGGACTCTTCATGATTGCTAAAGCACCATGGTATCTACTTCCCCTGGCTTGGGCTTGGACGGGAACTGCAGTTACTGGG TTCTTTGTTATAGGACATGATTGTGCGCACAAATCATTCTCGAAGAACAAGCTAGTGGAAGATATCATTGGAACTCTGGCCTTCTTGCCACTGATTTACCCATACGAGCCATGGCGTTTTAAGCATGATAGGCATCATGCAAAAACAAACAT GCTGCAAGAAGATACAGCTTGGCATCCTGTTGTAAAAGAAGAATTTGACTCAAGCCCAGTCTTAAGGAAAGCAATCATATACGGATATGGACCATTTCGACCTTGGATGTCTATAGCTCACTG GTTAATCTGGCACTTTGACTTGAAGAAGTTCAGACCAAGTGAAGTGCACAGGGTGAAGATAAGCTTGGCTTGTGTATTTGCTTTTATGGCTGTTGGATGGCCGCTGATAATATACAAGACAGGGATCATTGGATGgattaatttttggttaatgcCATGGTTGGGTTATCACTTTTGG ATGAGCACTTTCACAATGGTGCATCACACAGCTCCTCATATACCTTTCAAAGACTCAGATGAGTGGAATGCAGCTCAGGCCCAGCTTAATGGGACAGTGCACTGTGATTATCCTAAATG GATAGAAATCCTTTGTCATAATATCAATGTTCATATTCCCCATCACATTTCTTCACGGATACCAAGCTACAACTTGCAGGCAGCCCATCAGTCTTTGCAGGAGAACTGGGGCAAG TATCTGAATGAAGCTACATGGAACTGGAGATTAATGAAGACCATATTGACAATGTGTCACGTTTATAATAAGGAGCAAAACTACATCGCCTTCGATGAAATCGCCGCTGAAGAGTCCCAGCCAATCAAGTTCCTTAAGAAAGTAATGCCAGATTATGCTTAA